One window of Gammaproteobacteria bacterium genomic DNA carries:
- a CDS encoding sulfatase-like hydrolase/transferase: MSDTINFAIIKNIAGGSLLSALTYVADEAVIIVFLLSIAFIVHWIGYKWLKKHLSREALTEQKNETFLLRHIILFFTIALAGLVFITVIVQQHNNVRYFVIKKNSYTLLTSTLDSATDFDRDGYGYFSFPADQAMFNPRIYPAAVDIPNNNIDEDMLLGDFQLPNKVYSLDYSGVTSDFDYVFFIIIESGREEMLTKKVNNLIVAPNIQKLSEAGTIFPNTYSHTGFTVTSLKAIFNGEFIPKHNQRSLFEILKESGYEINIFSGQASSFGDISKDTKMKETANHLFDAVTNIDDRVYASTALGSLRLSEETVITGVTSHLTKARPTNKHFYYINLQAAHFPYHYPGMKNFLEVPPIPRNKISISNQEWVENSYWNAIASADNAIGELITHLKNLNIFDNSLIIITADHGESLFDDGTLGHGHKINDAQLKIPLITNVKSSIITDPIGQTDMREVLLDLINRDNNMTLTKNKLTYREAVFHYLGNISEPVQISHTYSDDRIIFDFRTQKIMIESSGQWKQINTIAKHTQHSKMFDELIYEWEYLNYQQSISQGE, encoded by the coding sequence ATGAGTGACACCATAAATTTTGCCATCATAAAAAATATTGCTGGAGGCAGCCTTCTTTCAGCATTAACATATGTCGCCGATGAAGCTGTGATCATTGTTTTCTTACTCTCTATTGCTTTTATAGTGCATTGGATTGGTTACAAATGGTTAAAAAAACATCTGAGTAGAGAGGCATTGACTGAGCAAAAAAATGAAACATTTCTTCTAAGACATATCATACTTTTTTTCACTATCGCACTCGCGGGTTTAGTGTTCATTACAGTGATAGTGCAGCAACATAATAATGTACGATATTTTGTCATCAAAAAAAACAGTTACACGCTATTAACAAGCACATTAGACTCGGCAACTGACTTTGATCGTGACGGTTACGGCTATTTTTCATTTCCGGCAGATCAAGCCATGTTTAACCCACGCATTTACCCAGCAGCAGTCGACATCCCCAACAATAATATTGATGAAGACATGTTACTCGGGGATTTTCAACTCCCCAACAAAGTCTACAGCCTGGATTATTCTGGAGTCACCTCTGATTTTGACTATGTATTTTTCATTATTATTGAAAGTGGCAGAGAAGAAATGTTAACAAAAAAAGTTAACAACCTTATTGTTGCTCCAAACATTCAAAAATTGAGCGAGGCAGGAACAATTTTTCCAAATACATATTCTCACACAGGCTTTACTGTGACTTCGTTAAAGGCCATATTTAATGGAGAATTCATCCCAAAGCATAACCAACGCTCTTTATTTGAAATATTAAAAGAGAGTGGCTATGAGATAAATATATTTTCAGGGCAGGCCAGTTCATTTGGTGATATTAGCAAAGATACCAAGATGAAAGAGACTGCCAATCACCTCTTTGATGCCGTAACAAACATTGATGATCGAGTTTATGCTAGCACCGCCCTCGGATCCCTGCGTTTGAGTGAAGAGACCGTCATAACAGGCGTGACTAGCCACCTAACTAAAGCTAGACCCACAAACAAGCATTTTTATTACATTAATCTTCAAGCGGCTCATTTTCCATACCATTACCCTGGTATGAAAAATTTTCTAGAAGTCCCCCCCATTCCTAGAAACAAAATCTCCATATCAAACCAAGAGTGGGTTGAAAACAGTTATTGGAATGCGATAGCAAGTGCTGATAATGCCATTGGAGAGTTGATCACACACTTAAAAAACCTAAATATCTTTGATAACTCGCTGATTATCATTACAGCAGACCATGGTGAATCACTATTCGATGATGGCACTTTAGGGCATGGGCACAAAATCAACGATGCACAACTAAAAATACCATTAATCACAAATGTTAAAAGCAGTATTATCACTGATCCAATTGGCCAGACTGACATGAGAGAAGTCCTACTTGATTTAATAAACCGTGATAACAATATGACACTTACAAAAAATAAGCTTACATATAGAGAAGCTGTTTTTCACTATTTAGGAAATATTTCCGAACCGGTCCAAATTAGCCATACTTATAGTGATGATAGAATTATTTTTGACTTCAGAACACAAAAAATCATGATTGAAAGTAGTGGTCAATGGAAGCAAATCAACACTATTGCCAAACATACTCAGCACTCTAAAATGTTTGATGAACTTATTTATGAGTGGGAGTATTTGAACTACCAACAAAGCATCAGCCAAGGCGAATAA
- a CDS encoding glycosyltransferase family 2 protein, protein MTTTASITIAISTYNRPKGLKKLLDGLAILEIPEPIISTTVVVADNSLDGNAEQLVKETSVGFPWKIVYLHVPERGITFPRNSGLREALDNGSDYLAYIDDDEVPHKKWIWHLFTTLKETGAAVVSGGVIPIFQSKPSWWIEKGGFFEILGYPEKQPINYAHTSSVLIDTKVISDLKLVFNHEFRLTGGEDTHFFKTMRDAGYKTVFCKESLVYETITSERAKFGWLLKRWFRTGNTDGIILARENNSALGNLKLILQGIVRALYGLIFGLVKAPLLIMKNTASFEYIRIMMRGFGFIGAATGMIYQEYRTHKR, encoded by the coding sequence ATGACCACAACAGCATCAATAACCATTGCTATTTCTACATATAACAGACCAAAAGGACTAAAAAAACTTTTAGATGGACTGGCAATCCTTGAGATACCAGAGCCAATAATTTCAACAACGGTTGTTGTCGCTGATAATAGCCTGGATGGAAATGCTGAACAATTAGTGAAAGAGACATCAGTGGGTTTCCCATGGAAAATTGTTTACCTCCATGTACCAGAGCGTGGCATTACTTTTCCAAGAAACAGTGGACTGAGAGAAGCACTTGATAACGGCTCTGATTATCTTGCCTATATTGATGATGATGAAGTGCCACACAAAAAATGGATATGGCATTTATTCACTACACTTAAGGAAACCGGCGCGGCAGTTGTTTCTGGCGGCGTAATACCTATTTTCCAGTCAAAACCATCATGGTGGATCGAGAAAGGTGGCTTCTTTGAAATACTGGGTTACCCCGAAAAGCAACCTATTAATTACGCCCATACAAGTAGTGTGCTAATTGATACAAAAGTTATTAGTGATTTAAAGCTCGTATTTAATCATGAGTTCAGACTCACCGGAGGTGAGGATACTCATTTCTTTAAAACCATGCGAGATGCTGGGTATAAAACGGTATTTTGTAAAGAATCTTTGGTTTATGAAACGATCACCAGTGAACGAGCAAAATTTGGCTGGTTGCTAAAGCGCTGGTTTCGCACAGGAAATACAGATGGCATAATTTTAGCGAGAGAAAACAACAGTGCACTTGGCAATTTAAAACTTATTCTTCAAGGTATAGTCAGAGCCCTCTATGGTCTGATATTCGGCCTTGTAAAAGCGCCTCTTTTAATAATGAAAAATACCGCAAGTTTTGAGTATATTAGAATTATGATGCGTGGTTTTGGGTTTATTGGTGCTGCCACTGGCATGATTTACCAAGAATATCGGACACACAAAAGATAA
- a CDS encoding glycosyltransferase — protein sequence MKDTGSTKFPKDLTVSVSIIVASYNSSKFIEQSLYSAINQTLIDIEIIVVDDCSTDDSLKIIHKIASSDNRIIVLELIKNMGPAGARNKAMEIARGEWIAILDSDDFMLPKRLEILLNEARAHEADIIADDLIVFHNNEGIQEQSFLNKYHDKPFWLSTVQFISSNIPSYGYLKPVIRRELFSQHHIKYDTSLRNSEDYFLILKLLLKGAKYFIVPFPGYHYRKHADSISFRRNIQQLNSMREANNEVLKSVSPDNICVINAINNTNKSINHECDFLFFIDALKSYNVIKIGYIAIKNPTVILYLYKSLKEKIERLQQNK from the coding sequence ATGAAAGATACAGGCTCCACAAAATTTCCAAAAGACCTTACGGTTTCTGTTTCTATTATAGTCGCTAGTTATAACTCTTCTAAGTTTATTGAACAGTCTCTGTATTCTGCTATTAATCAAACGCTTATTGATATTGAAATAATAGTTGTAGATGATTGCTCAACAGATGATAGCCTGAAAATTATCCATAAAATTGCATCATCTGATAACAGAATTATCGTTCTTGAGTTAATAAAAAATATGGGACCAGCTGGAGCTAGAAATAAAGCAATGGAAATTGCTAGGGGCGAATGGATTGCGATACTGGACAGTGATGATTTTATGCTTCCTAAAAGGCTTGAGATATTACTTAACGAGGCTCGGGCACATGAAGCAGATATTATTGCTGATGATCTCATAGTTTTTCACAACAATGAAGGCATACAGGAACAGAGTTTTTTAAATAAGTATCACGACAAACCTTTCTGGTTGTCAACCGTTCAATTTATTAGCTCTAACATACCATCATACGGATACCTGAAACCGGTCATACGCAGAGAGTTATTTTCCCAGCACCATATAAAATACGATACAAGCCTGAGAAACTCAGAAGATTATTTTCTTATTCTTAAATTACTACTGAAAGGTGCCAAATATTTTATAGTGCCTTTCCCGGGGTATCACTACAGAAAACATGCCGACTCCATCTCTTTTCGAAGAAATATACAGCAACTAAACAGCATGCGTGAGGCTAACAATGAGGTTCTGAAGTCTGTTTCTCCGGATAATATCTGTGTTATTAATGCAATTAATAACACAAACAAATCAATCAACCATGAATGTGATTTTTTATTTTTTATCGATGCATTGAAGAGTTACAACGTCATAAAAATTGGTTATATTGCCATTAAAAACCCCACTGTCATATTGTATTTATATAAATCTTTAAAAGAAAAAATTGAACGGTTACAACAAAACAAATAA